Within Enterobacter sp. RHBSTW-00175, the genomic segment TGAGAGCGCCATTGCGGCCATGTCCCGGGTGCATGAGCGTCTGACCAAATTATCATTACGGGGCGCACCTGCCGAGCGGCTGCGAATTAGCGTCGGGGTCGCACCCTGGGGACCGCAGTTTGGGCACTATCGTGAATGGCTGAAAGCGGCAGATGTCGCTTTGTATAAAGCGAAAAATGCCGGACGCGGTCGCACCGAAGTGGCGGCCTGACGCCCGACATGTTATATCAGGACTTACTGAGTTTTTCTGATTTTTCCATGCATTTTGCCATCGCTTCGATGACGGCAGCTCGGAACCCGCGCTCTTCGAGCACACGCACAGCTTCAATCGTTGTGCCACCAGGCGAGCACACCATATCTTTCAGTTCACCCGGATGTTTCCCTGTTTCGAGTACCATTTTGGCTGAGCCCATGACTGCCTGAGCGGCAAATTTGTAAGCCTGCGCGCGCGGCATCCCACCCAGCACGGCTGCATCTGCCATTGCTTCGATAAACATAAAGACATACGCAGGCGCAGAACCGCTTACCCCCACAACCGGGTGGATCATCGTCTCGGCAATCACTTCTGCTTCGCCAAAGCAGCGGAAAATATTCAGCACATCAGCGGTATCTTCCGTTGTGACCAGGGCGTTCGGGGTGACAGATGTCATACCGGCGTTAACCAGCGATGGGGTATTTGGCATGGCACGTACAATCTTACGGTCGTGACCCAGGGCACGAGCCAGTTGGTCCAGAGTGACGCCCGCGGCAATCGACACCACCAGGGTTTCTTTATTCAGGCTGGAGGTAATCTCGCTCAGGACTTTGATCATGATGTTCGGCTTCACGGCGCCAAAGACGATATCAGCCACCTGTGCGACTTCCTGTGCGCTTTCAGCGGCATTGATGCCGTACTCATCACGCAGGGCGGCGACTTTATCCGGTGATGGGGTATAGACCCAGATCTGCCCTGGCAACACCTGACCGCTGGCGATCAGACCGCCAAGAATCGCTTTGCCCATGTTGCCGCAGCCGATAAAACCGATTTTCTTCTCCATCATGCCTCTCCGTTCTTATGCGTTGTCGTTTATGATCGATAGCGTTGCGTTATAGCTTAACAACGAAAAGCAAGGGACAATAGTCGGCAATGTCATTATGAGGAGACAATATGGCGATTTGGGTTGATGCGGACGCCTGTCCGAATGTGATCAAAGAGATCTTATTCCGTGCCGCCGATCGCGTGCAGATGTCGTTAACGCTGGTGGCAAACCAGAATATTCGCGTGCCGCCATCCCGGTTCATTCGCGCCATGCGCGTGCCTGCCGGGTTTGATGTGGCTGATAATGAGATCGTGCGTCTGTGCAGCGCTGGCGACCTGGTGATCACCGCCGATATCCCGCTGGCTGCTGAAGTGCTGGAAAAAGGCGCGGCTGCGCTCAATCCGCGTGGTGAGCGCTACTCGCCGGCAACCATTCGGGAAAAGCTAACTATGCGCGATTTTATGGATACCCTGCGAGCCAGTGGCGTACAGACCGGCGGGCCGGACAGTTTGTCCCAGCGCGACCGTCAGCAGTTTGCTGCTGAGCTGGATAAATGGTTACTGGAAGTGAAGCGCCGCTCTGCGTAATGATAACCATTGTCAATTTGTGGTACAGTGTGGCATCCACAGGGTTGTCATCACGTACCGCTTTGCAGTAAAGTTAACGCAACATCCGCTGCAATCATTTCTTTACAGCCTTCAGCCATCCGGCATCAAGGGGAACACCTTTTTATGACCCAACCCATCTTTTTAGTTGGCCCCCGTGGCTGTGGGAAATCCACCGTTGGTCTTGAGCTGTCGCGCGTATGCCACAGTCAGTTTGTCGATACCGACCACTGGTTACAGACTCATGCTGGACGAAGTATCGCAGAGATCGTTGAGCAGGAAGGCTGGGCCAGCTTCCGCGCGCGCGAAACCGCGACCCTTGAAGCCGTGACGGCACCTTCGACGGT encodes:
- the proC gene encoding pyrroline-5-carboxylate reductase; the protein is MEKKIGFIGCGNMGKAILGGLIASGQVLPGQIWVYTPSPDKVAALRDEYGINAAESAQEVAQVADIVFGAVKPNIMIKVLSEITSSLNKETLVVSIAAGVTLDQLARALGHDRKIVRAMPNTPSLVNAGMTSVTPNALVTTEDTADVLNIFRCFGEAEVIAETMIHPVVGVSGSAPAYVFMFIEAMADAAVLGGMPRAQAYKFAAQAVMGSAKMVLETGKHPGELKDMVCSPGGTTIEAVRVLEERGFRAAVIEAMAKCMEKSEKLSKS
- a CDS encoding YaiI/YqxD family protein — protein: MAIWVDADACPNVIKEILFRAADRVQMSLTLVANQNIRVPPSRFIRAMRVPAGFDVADNEIVRLCSAGDLVITADIPLAAEVLEKGAAALNPRGERYSPATIREKLTMRDFMDTLRASGVQTGGPDSLSQRDRQQFAAELDKWLLEVKRRSA